A DNA window from Actinomycetota bacterium contains the following coding sequences:
- the zwf gene encoding glucose-6-phosphate dehydrogenase → MRTELLPQAVVIFGASGDLTKRKLLPAFYHLFLIDRLPTRWAIVGSARTEMSDEQFVEQAREHIAEFSKQGVDGARWTEFASHLSYCPLGFSDPMAMKPLVEHLERVDERHGTGGGRFFYCATPPSAYPDIIHRIGEVGLHQNAKIVFEKPFGRDLESASELNATIHEVFDESQVFRIDHYLGKETVQNILMFRFANGMFEPIWNRRYIDHVQITVAEKIGIEGRGAFYEETGNIRDMMSTHLFQTMTFVAMEPPVSFDPERLRDETVKALRSTRVCDPSKVVRGQYRGYRKEPDVAPDSTVETFSAMELDIENWRWAGVPFFLRTGKALKDKVSEITLKFRRVPFDVLKGSGFELGKRDHLTIRIQPNEGITIAFNAKKPGPEMELGRVTMEFDYAEDFAQQEILDAYELLLLEAMEGDHSLFIREDAVERAWEILQPVMEKPPPIVHYAKGTWGPPEAEQLIAPRTWHLTGQRDAADNMTGMFRIPNVAR, encoded by the coding sequence ATGCGCACCGAGTTGCTCCCGCAGGCCGTGGTGATCTTCGGCGCCTCGGGCGATCTCACCAAGCGGAAGCTCTTGCCGGCCTTCTATCACCTCTTCCTCATTGACCGACTCCCCACGCGGTGGGCGATCGTCGGGTCGGCTCGAACCGAGATGTCCGACGAGCAGTTCGTTGAGCAGGCGCGGGAACACATCGCGGAGTTCTCGAAGCAGGGCGTGGACGGCGCCCGATGGACGGAATTCGCGAGTCACCTCTCGTATTGCCCGCTCGGCTTCTCCGACCCGATGGCGATGAAGCCGCTCGTCGAGCACCTCGAGCGTGTCGACGAGCGACACGGCACCGGCGGTGGGCGGTTTTTCTACTGCGCGACGCCCCCCTCGGCATACCCCGACATCATCCACAGGATCGGCGAGGTCGGTCTGCACCAGAACGCGAAGATCGTGTTCGAGAAGCCGTTCGGCCGAGACCTCGAGAGTGCGAGCGAGCTGAACGCCACGATCCACGAGGTCTTCGACGAGTCGCAGGTCTTCCGCATCGACCACTACCTGGGCAAGGAGACGGTGCAGAACATCCTGATGTTCCGGTTCGCCAACGGGATGTTCGAACCGATCTGGAACCGCAGGTACATCGATCACGTACAGATCACGGTGGCCGAGAAGATCGGGATCGAGGGCCGGGGCGCGTTCTACGAAGAGACCGGGAACATCCGCGACATGATGTCGACACACCTGTTTCAAACGATGACGTTCGTCGCGATGGAGCCGCCGGTCTCGTTCGACCCGGAACGCCTGCGCGACGAGACGGTGAAGGCGCTCCGCTCCACGCGAGTCTGCGACCCGTCGAAGGTAGTCCGAGGGCAGTACCGGGGGTATCGGAAAGAGCCCGACGTCGCGCCGGATTCGACGGTCGAGACGTTCTCGGCGATGGAGCTCGACATCGAGAACTGGAGGTGGGCGGGCGTGCCCTTCTTCCTCCGAACGGGAAAGGCGCTCAAGGACAAGGTGAGCGAGATCACGCTGAAGTTCCGCCGCGTTCCGTTCGACGTGCTCAAGGGATCAGGCTTCGAGCTCGGCAAGCGGGACCACCTGACCATCCGAATCCAGCCGAACGAGGGGATCACCATCGCGTTCAACGCGAAGAAGCCTGGGCCCGAGATGGAGCTCGGCCGAGTGACGATGGAGTTCGACTATGCGGAGGACTTCGCGCAGCAAGAGATCCTCGACGCGTACGAGCTGCTGCTCCTGGAGGCGATGGAGGGTGATCACTCCCTATTCATCCGCGAGGACGCCGTCGAGCGCGCATGGGAGATCCTCCAGCCGGTCATGGAGAAGCCGCCCCCCATCGTCCACTACGCGAAGGGGACATGGGGACCGCCCGAGGCCGAGCAGCTGATCGCTCCGCGCACGTGGCACCTCACGGGCCAGCGCGACGCCGCGGACAACATGACCGGGATGTTCCGGATCCCCAACGTCGCTCGTTGA
- the greA gene encoding transcription elongation factor GreA: MELPEELASRPPRKAGSDPTATLTLDAYQRLRVELDELTSSGRAHIAERLKEAREHGDIRENAEYDAAKNEQALMESRIRTLERMLRDPEIVEAPPASEVVTPGMLVTLRPLDDDDPEDETYLLAESAEERANGVRTITTTSPLGSAILGARLEEKVAYEAPGGTFHYVVMRLEPRA, from the coding sequence ATGGAACTCCCCGAAGAGCTTGCATCACGTCCGCCTCGAAAAGCCGGCTCGGACCCGACGGCGACGCTGACGCTCGACGCCTACCAGCGGCTGAGAGTTGAGCTCGACGAGCTCACCTCGTCCGGCCGAGCGCACATCGCCGAGCGCCTCAAGGAGGCGCGGGAACACGGCGACATCCGCGAGAACGCCGAGTACGACGCCGCCAAGAACGAGCAGGCGTTGATGGAATCGCGTATCCGCACGCTCGAACGCATGCTCCGCGACCCCGAGATCGTCGAGGCACCTCCCGCATCCGAGGTGGTCACGCCCGGCATGCTCGTCACGCTCCGTCCGCTCGACGACGACGATCCCGAGGACGAGACCTACCTCCTTGCGGAGTCCGCGGAGGAGCGCGCGAACGGCGTTCGGACCATCACGACCACCTCACCGCTCGGCAGCGCGATCCTCGGAGCTCGCCTGGAGGAGAAGGTCGCGTACGAGGCTCCCGGAGGCACGTTCCACTACGTCGTCATGCGGCTCGAGCCGCGCGCGTAG
- a CDS encoding YciI family protein, producing MRYLLLIYGDESAWGDMTPTPEALQGEMKRWGDYTDWLKQNGWHLGGEALEPTSDATTVREQNGKVMTTDGPFAETKEQLGGYYLIDAPNLDDAIEAASKMPNIPTGGSVEVRPIQEFD from the coding sequence ATGCGGTATCTGCTGCTGATCTACGGCGACGAGTCGGCGTGGGGTGACATGACACCGACGCCCGAGGCCCTCCAGGGGGAGATGAAGCGATGGGGGGACTACACGGATTGGTTGAAGCAGAACGGCTGGCATCTCGGCGGAGAGGCGCTCGAGCCCACGTCGGATGCGACGACGGTCCGTGAGCAGAACGGCAAGGTCATGACGACCGACGGGCCCTTCGCCGAGACGAAGGAGCAGCTCGGCGGGTACTACCTGATCGACGCGCCGAACCTCGACGACGCGATCGAAGCGGCGTCGAAGATGCCGAACATCCCCACCGGCGGCTCGGTCGAGGTACGACCGATCCAGGAGTTCGACTAG
- a CDS encoding CDP-alcohol phosphatidyltransferase family protein, with protein sequence MAPRVKDMPAPRSATGLAAKPMRWVFTWPYRVALAGVYRAGFKPWQLTLLALATNVWVGVLLLRGDRLVPGLLLIPAGLFDILDGAVARLRHEDSRLGAFLDSVLDRVSDLILFGCLYWSLAGQGDTVEAALALATLVIALFVSHIRAEAEAAGVTLSEGYFQRLERYIAMMIGLPVPGALLPALAVLTVLGGVTVLQRGWAALARTEAGG encoded by the coding sequence TTGGCCCCCCGAGTCAAGGACATGCCGGCGCCGCGGAGCGCTACCGGCCTTGCCGCGAAACCGATGCGGTGGGTGTTCACCTGGCCGTATCGAGTCGCGCTCGCCGGCGTATACCGCGCGGGGTTCAAGCCGTGGCAGTTGACGCTCCTTGCACTGGCGACGAACGTGTGGGTCGGTGTGCTGCTCCTCCGCGGCGACCGGCTGGTCCCCGGTTTGCTGCTCATCCCGGCCGGACTGTTCGACATCCTCGACGGCGCGGTCGCGCGCCTCCGCCACGAGGACAGCCGCCTCGGCGCGTTCCTCGATTCGGTCCTCGATCGCGTCTCGGACCTGATCCTGTTCGGGTGCCTGTACTGGTCGCTCGCCGGTCAGGGAGATACCGTCGAAGCGGCGCTCGCGCTGGCGACACTGGTGATCGCTCTCTTCGTCAGCCACATCCGTGCCGAGGCCGAGGCCGCGGGCGTCACGCTTTCAGAAGGCTACTTCCAGCGACTCGAGCGCTACATCGCGATGATGATCGGTCTCCCCGTCCCCGGTGCGCTGCTTCCGGCGCTGGCCGTCCTCACCGTGCTCGGGGGCGTGACCGTCCTGCAGCGAGGGTGGGCGGCACTGGCGCGAACCGAGGCCGGAGGTTGA
- a CDS encoding Rieske 2Fe-2S domain-containing protein, which produces MEDADRPRPDGEVKTAEQHYQRVASLAEVPEGELRAFDLTLGRVAVVHVEQEIFALADECPHDLGSLSEGELDANEDAVVCPGDGSAFDLHTGEPLDGPALDPVTVFAVRVHDEWIEIGPPADVPV; this is translated from the coding sequence GTGGAAGATGCAGACCGACCACGCCCGGATGGTGAGGTAAAAACGGCGGAGCAGCACTATCAACGGGTCGCGTCGCTCGCGGAGGTCCCCGAGGGCGAGCTGCGCGCGTTCGACCTCACGCTTGGACGCGTCGCCGTGGTCCACGTCGAGCAGGAGATCTTCGCGCTTGCCGACGAGTGCCCGCACGATCTCGGCTCGCTCTCCGAAGGTGAGCTCGACGCGAACGAGGACGCGGTGGTCTGCCCGGGCGACGGAAGCGCGTTCGACCTTCATACCGGCGAACCGCTCGATGGACCCGCGCTCGATCCGGTGACCGTGTTCGCGGTTCGGGTGCACGATGAGTGGATCGAGATCGGACCGCCGGCGGACGTTCCGGTCTGA
- a CDS encoding RNA polymerase sigma factor yields MFREEQGRAVATLIRILGDFDLAEDAVQEAFAEALRTWPSRGVPATPGAWITTTARNRAIDRIRRERTLREKNVAIARLAELEALAGDETDVSGIPDDRLRLIFTCCHPSLPLDARVALTLKTLGGLSTGEIARAFLVAETAMAQRIVRAKRKIRAAGIPYRVPPPSLLPERLPSVLAVVYLVFNEGYSATTGTLVRTALCDEAIRLGRVLRALMPREPEIEGLLALMLLQHSRREARVSGDAELVVLEEQDRARWDHDMIDEGLELLDEALARRRAGPYQLQAAIAALHARAPRAEDTDWPQIVALYVALRAQSPSPVVDLNHAVAVAMADGPDLGLPLVETLASELDGYLHFHSARADLLRRLGRFDEAASAYRRALELATNETETSYLRRRLDEVTAPSSTS; encoded by the coding sequence CTGTTCCGCGAGGAGCAGGGACGGGCCGTCGCGACCCTGATCAGGATCCTCGGTGACTTCGATCTCGCCGAGGACGCCGTCCAGGAGGCGTTCGCCGAGGCGCTCAGGACATGGCCCTCTCGCGGGGTGCCGGCGACGCCGGGCGCGTGGATCACGACGACCGCCCGCAACCGTGCCATCGACCGAATCAGACGAGAGCGAACGCTTCGCGAGAAGAACGTCGCGATCGCGCGGCTCGCCGAGCTCGAGGCGCTGGCCGGCGACGAGACGGACGTGAGCGGCATCCCGGACGACCGACTTCGTTTGATCTTCACGTGCTGTCATCCGTCGCTCCCGCTCGACGCGCGCGTCGCGCTGACGTTGAAGACGCTGGGCGGGCTGTCGACCGGCGAGATCGCCCGCGCGTTCCTCGTCGCCGAGACGGCGATGGCGCAGCGGATCGTCCGCGCCAAGCGGAAGATCCGAGCGGCCGGAATCCCGTACCGCGTTCCGCCACCATCGCTCCTGCCCGAACGTCTTCCGAGCGTGCTCGCCGTCGTCTACCTCGTGTTCAACGAGGGGTATTCCGCGACGACCGGCACGCTCGTGCGCACAGCGCTCTGCGACGAGGCCATCCGACTCGGCCGCGTCCTTCGCGCGTTGATGCCGCGCGAGCCCGAGATCGAAGGGCTGCTCGCCCTGATGCTGCTCCAGCACTCAAGGCGCGAAGCGCGTGTCTCGGGTGACGCCGAGCTCGTCGTGCTCGAGGAGCAGGACCGCGCGAGGTGGGATCACGACATGATCGACGAGGGCCTTGAACTGCTCGACGAGGCGCTCGCGCGACGTCGAGCGGGCCCGTATCAGTTGCAGGCGGCGATCGCTGCGCTCCACGCTCGCGCGCCTCGAGCCGAGGACACCGATTGGCCGCAGATCGTCGCACTGTACGTGGCGCTCCGTGCCCAGTCCCCGAGCCCCGTCGTCGACCTGAACCACGCCGTGGCCGTGGCGATGGCAGACGGACCCGATCTCGGTCTGCCGCTCGTCGAGACGCTCGCGTCGGAGCTCGACGGATACCTCCACTTCCACTCCGCTCGCGCGGACCTGCTCCGCCGACTCGGGCGTTTCGACGAAGCCGCGAGCGCCTACCGACGAGCGCTGGAACTCGCGACGAACGAGACGGAGACGTCGTACCTGCGACGTCGCCTCGACGAGGTCACAGCTCCTTCGTCCACATCGTGA
- a CDS encoding DUF459 domain-containing protein: MDPDRDPDRAPREDADRGRRVTPMQAGVTLAVCLALWAMAFAPTLERTAHTAPPGARRDAALAILRPVAVISDVLAVGDAAEGAMRALGHDPNGPPGGELVIPELETPDFRLQPGLSNETPTPTTTQPRSPTTSRPTEGGRRRPSPPVDVALPSDIRIPTERDRLRVVVVGDSLSQGLAPALAELFDPSSARVLSLGRISTGLARPDYFNWQGALRRIVDEVRPDVVFVLLGTNDDQPIVTSEGTVDLGTTDWTYAYRERAAAFLREATSAGTRVVWVGIPVVAERDRWDFYRRLNDVYADTAAADPLAAYVDSWRLLETRDGGYAAYLRNERGVLQEMRAGDGFHFTPNGYLYLGRAAIRAAVEAFGLAPASLEFRI, from the coding sequence GTGGACCCGGACCGGGACCCGGACCGGGCCCCGCGCGAGGACGCCGACCGCGGCCGACGGGTGACTCCGATGCAGGCCGGCGTGACGCTCGCCGTCTGCCTGGCGCTGTGGGCGATGGCGTTTGCTCCGACGCTGGAGAGAACCGCACACACCGCGCCACCAGGGGCACGGCGCGACGCCGCCCTGGCCATCCTCCGGCCGGTCGCCGTGATCTCGGACGTGCTCGCCGTCGGCGACGCGGCGGAGGGCGCGATGCGAGCGCTCGGCCACGACCCGAACGGACCACCGGGCGGCGAGCTGGTCATCCCCGAACTCGAGACGCCGGATTTCCGCCTGCAACCGGGCTTGTCCAACGAGACGCCGACCCCAACGACGACGCAGCCCAGGTCTCCCACGACCTCGAGGCCGACGGAAGGCGGGCGGCGCCGGCCGAGCCCTCCGGTCGACGTAGCCCTCCCTTCCGACATCAGGATCCCCACCGAACGCGATCGTCTCCGCGTCGTCGTGGTCGGCGACTCGCTCTCCCAAGGTCTCGCTCCGGCTCTCGCGGAGCTGTTCGACCCGTCGAGCGCCCGTGTGCTGTCGCTGGGAAGGATCTCCACCGGACTTGCGCGTCCCGATTACTTCAACTGGCAGGGGGCCCTGCGAAGGATCGTCGACGAGGTCCGGCCGGACGTCGTGTTCGTCCTTCTTGGTACGAACGACGACCAGCCCATCGTCACGAGCGAGGGAACGGTCGATCTCGGCACCACCGACTGGACGTACGCGTACCGCGAGCGGGCGGCGGCGTTCCTTCGCGAGGCGACCTCGGCGGGCACGCGCGTCGTCTGGGTAGGCATCCCGGTGGTGGCAGAGCGGGACCGATGGGATTTCTACCGCCGCCTGAACGACGTCTACGCGGACACGGCCGCTGCCGATCCGCTCGCGGCGTACGTCGACTCGTGGCGACTTCTCGAGACGCGCGATGGCGGCTACGCCGCGTACCTTCGGAACGAACGCGGAGTGCTACAGGAGATGCGCGCTGGCGACGGCTTCCACTTCACGCCCAACGGCTATCTCTATCTCGGCCGCGCCGCGATCCGCGCGGCGGTCGAGGCGTTCGGCCTGGCCCCGGCGTCGCTCGAGTTCAGGATCTGA
- a CDS encoding TrpB-like pyridoxal phosphate-dependent enzyme yields the protein MTDRTRFDLPPNLIPAAWQNLLPVMARAGIQLLPPLHPGTKQPVTPDLLAPLFPEQLILQEVSSDEWIDIPGEVIDVYRLWRPSPLHRATRLERALDTPAHIYFKYEGVSPAGSHKPNTAVAQAFYNKQAGAKRLATETGAGQWGSSLAMACSFFDLDCLVFMVKASYEQKPYRRIFIETFGGEVRPSPTSTTQTGKKILEENPDSTGSLGIAISEAIEVAATNHDTNYSIGSCLNHVLLHQTVVGLEAKEQMEMTGEVPDVVVGCVGGGSNYGGLAYPFMADRLRGDRPNMRFLATEPTACPTLTRGRFAYDFGDTGQMTPLLPMYTLGHDFVPAPVHAGGLRYHGDSPSLSLLVREGHMEARAYSQNEVFDAAVQFAKAQGIVPAPESAHAIRGAIDEAVAAREAGASRVILIGLSGHGHFDMQAYDDYLNARLPEVEFDPAQEEAALARLPEVPIG from the coding sequence GTGACCGATCGCACCCGTTTCGACCTACCGCCTAACCTCATCCCGGCTGCGTGGCAGAACCTGTTGCCGGTGATGGCCCGTGCGGGCATCCAACTCCTCCCCCCGCTGCATCCCGGGACCAAGCAACCGGTCACGCCCGACCTGCTTGCGCCGCTGTTCCCCGAGCAACTGATCCTGCAGGAGGTCTCGAGCGACGAGTGGATCGACATCCCCGGCGAGGTGATCGACGTCTACCGGCTGTGGCGACCCTCGCCGCTTCATCGGGCGACGCGGCTCGAGCGCGCGCTCGACACGCCGGCGCACATCTATTTCAAGTACGAGGGCGTGTCGCCCGCGGGGTCGCACAAGCCGAACACCGCCGTGGCGCAGGCCTTCTACAACAAGCAAGCCGGGGCGAAGCGGCTGGCCACCGAGACCGGCGCCGGGCAATGGGGGTCTTCGCTGGCGATGGCGTGTTCGTTCTTCGATCTCGACTGCCTGGTGTTCATGGTGAAGGCGTCATACGAGCAGAAGCCGTACCGCCGGATCTTCATCGAGACGTTCGGCGGAGAGGTTCGCCCCTCGCCGACGTCGACGACCCAGACAGGGAAGAAGATCCTCGAGGAGAACCCCGACTCGACCGGCTCGCTCGGGATCGCCATCAGCGAGGCGATCGAGGTCGCCGCGACGAACCACGACACGAACTACTCGATCGGCTCGTGCCTGAACCACGTCCTGCTCCACCAGACCGTCGTCGGGCTCGAGGCCAAGGAGCAGATGGAGATGACGGGCGAGGTTCCCGACGTCGTCGTCGGTTGCGTCGGCGGCGGTTCTAACTACGGGGGCCTCGCGTACCCGTTCATGGCCGATCGCCTGAGAGGCGACCGGCCGAACATGCGCTTCCTGGCGACGGAGCCGACGGCCTGCCCGACGCTTACCAGAGGACGGTTCGCGTACGACTTCGGCGACACCGGGCAGATGACGCCGCTTCTTCCGATGTACACGCTCGGTCACGACTTCGTCCCCGCGCCGGTTCACGCGGGCGGACTCCGGTATCACGGCGACTCGCCGTCCCTCTCGCTGCTCGTTCGCGAGGGGCACATGGAGGCGCGGGCCTACTCGCAGAACGAGGTGTTCGACGCGGCGGTGCAGTTCGCCAAGGCGCAGGGGATCGTGCCGGCGCCGGAGTCGGCGCACGCAATCCGGGGAGCCATCGACGAGGCGGTGGCGGCGCGCGAGGCGGGTGCGTCGCGCGTGATCCTCATCGGGCTATCGGGCCATGGGCACTTCGACATGCAGGCGTACGACGACTACCTGAACGCGCGACTGCCGGAGGTCGAGTTCGATCCGGCGCAGGAGGAGGCGGCGCTGGCGCGCCTGCCGGAGGTGCCGATCGGCTGA